Proteins from one Bacteroidota bacterium genomic window:
- a CDS encoding T9SS type A sorting domain-containing protein, whose product MKNISSLKNIPNTLKLFFFLLIVFVLNVFQANAQAPAIQWQNTIGGSDNDFINSVVQSADGNYYVGGESNSQASGDKSENNILLSTTSDYWIIKLSPAGDIIWQNTIGGDYYDRLTAICPTPDGGCMLGGSSASFASGDKTESCKLNGGGGRTYDYWLVKLSADGEIEWQDVIGGKGDDFLSDMHATTDGGYIIAGNSNSGNSGDKTEVNVGLEGYWIVKLNADLTIEWQNTIDGIYHDYAKSIYETSDGGYIVGGESNSSLSGEKLEPSFNDSYDYWIIKLSPEGDIEWQNTIGGNSDDYLGSVSETSDGQYIVAGYSNSNASGDKTENKKGDEDFWIMKLDEDGDIVWQNTIGGNDSDVDAQIQETADGGFLLCGSSETNLSADKTVPKFGNKDLWLLKLDNVGNILWQDVYGGSDFDWFRSMIQTNDGGILLGGTSRSNISGNKTEAAINSIGGAPDDFWIIKLEGDTCLPTTEVCNGRDDDCDGFIDEDALVTSAIVATDVTTLCTGGYVPLSVTYNGNCTFQWKRNGNNISGANSPVYLANKSGIYACKVITDCGAAISESIVVDVKKNPNASVSASGPLVFCPGGSVILSANAGGGLLYQWLKNDVIIVGATSIDYTATTAGVYRCLVTKAPTGCSKLSNTATVTVACREGETENIIQNPMFSIYPNPSSNKITVELESLNESELLIIMDITGKHLMEVTIIQAVTTIDISNFPSGMYLIKLANNNMQYIEKFVKL is encoded by the coding sequence ATGAAAAATATTTCCTCTCTCAAAAATATTCCCAATACTTTAAAATTATTTTTCTTCCTCCTTATAGTTTTTGTACTCAATGTATTTCAGGCAAATGCACAGGCGCCGGCTATCCAATGGCAAAATACAATAGGAGGAAGTGATAATGATTTTATAAATTCCGTAGTGCAATCTGCTGATGGTAACTATTATGTTGGAGGCGAATCTAATTCACAAGCCTCTGGCGATAAATCCGAAAACAATATACTCTTATCTACCACCAGCGATTATTGGATTATTAAACTATCACCTGCCGGCGACATTATCTGGCAAAATACAATTGGTGGTGATTACTATGACCGCTTAACTGCAATTTGTCCAACACCAGATGGTGGTTGTATGCTCGGAGGCAGTTCTGCATCTTTTGCAAGTGGCGACAAAACTGAATCCTGTAAATTAAATGGTGGTGGTGGAAGAACGTATGATTACTGGTTAGTAAAATTAAGTGCGGATGGTGAAATTGAATGGCAGGATGTAATTGGAGGAAAAGGTGATGATTTTTTAAGTGATATGCATGCAACTACAGATGGAGGTTATATAATTGCCGGCAATTCTAACTCCGGTAATTCAGGGGATAAAACAGAAGTAAATGTAGGTTTGGAAGGTTACTGGATTGTGAAATTAAATGCAGACTTAACTATAGAATGGCAAAATACAATTGATGGTATTTATCATGATTATGCAAAAAGTATTTATGAAACTTCTGATGGAGGTTATATCGTTGGTGGTGAATCCAATTCAAGTTTATCCGGAGAAAAATTAGAACCAAGTTTTAATGACAGCTATGATTACTGGATTATAAAACTAAGTCCTGAAGGAGATATTGAATGGCAAAATACAATTGGTGGTAATAGTGATGATTATTTGGGATCTGTAAGTGAAACTTCAGATGGCCAATATATTGTTGCAGGTTATTCTAATTCAAATGCAAGTGGAGATAAAACAGAAAATAAAAAAGGCGATGAAGATTTTTGGATAATGAAATTAGATGAAGATGGTGATATTGTTTGGCAAAATACTATTGGTGGAAATGATAGTGATGTTGACGCACAGATTCAAGAAACAGCAGATGGAGGCTTTTTATTATGTGGCAGCAGCGAAACTAATTTATCGGCTGATAAAACTGTTCCTAAATTCGGAAACAAAGATTTATGGCTATTAAAATTGGATAATGTAGGTAATATTTTATGGCAAGATGTATATGGCGGTTCTGATTTTGACTGGTTCAGATCAATGATTCAAACCAATGATGGCGGAATCTTGCTGGGAGGTACTTCACGATCAAATATTTCAGGAAATAAAACTGAAGCCGCTATTAATTCAATAGGGGGTGCTCCAGATGATTTTTGGATTATAAAATTAGAAGGCGATACATGTCTTCCAACCACAGAAGTATGCAATGGAAGGGATGATGACTGCGATGGATTTATTGACGAAGATGCTTTGGTAACATCTGCAATTGTAGCAACAGATGTAACTACATTATGCACTGGTGGATATGTGCCTTTAAGTGTAACTTATAATGGCAATTGTACTTTTCAATGGAAGCGCAATGGAAATAATATTTCGGGTGCAAACAGTCCTGTTTATCTTGCAAATAAAAGCGGAATATATGCTTGTAAGGTTATTACTGATTGTGGTGCAGCAATCTCTGAAAGCATTGTTGTAGATGTGAAAAAAAATCCTAACGCTTCTGTTTCTGCAAGTGGCCCATTGGTTTTTTGTCCCGGAGGCAGCGTAATACTTTCTGCGAATGCAGGAGGAGGATTATTATATCAATGGCTTAAAAATGACGTGATTATAGTGGGCGCAACTAGCATAGATTATACTGCAACCACTGCCGGTGTTTACAGATGTCTGGTAACCAAAGCCCCAACCGGATGTAGTAAATTATCAAATACGGCAACAGTAACCGTAGCTTGCAGAGAAGGTGAAACAGAAAATATAATTCAAAACCCGATGTTTTCCATTTACCCGAATCCAAGCTCTAATAAAATCACTGTAGAACTAGAATCATTAAATGAATCAGAACTATTAATAATTATGGATATTACAGGAAAACATTTAATGGAAGTTACAATTATACAAGCGGTAACAACAATTGATATTTCAAACTTTCCATCAGGTATGTATTTAATTAAATTAGCAAATAATAATATGCAGTACATTGAAAAATTTGTGAAGCTTTGA
- a CDS encoding gliding motility-associated C-terminal domain-containing protein yields the protein MKKLILFVALGFTFTGYSQFILNGDAVDLGDGCIQLTEEVTNQAGSVWYDTLISLENDFNVDFFINLGDLDAGGADGIAFVLQPVSTGLGSTGGGLGYDGIEPSVDVEFDTWQNAENNDPVYDHVSIMRDGVLDHLAETALTPATQIISGENNAEDGDFHKVNIVWLADLQTISVFVDCDLRVFYTGDIVADIFDGDPLVYMGFTAATGGSYNYQTVCFNYLTGLDELSDASVCPGDSVQLTVPAGFTSYLWSPDVGISDNTINNPYFSPTETTTYTVTISDECGFTISDTVIVTVASPDFLDLGPDKSLCEGQSFTFNAFTAGADSYLWSTGSILPTLTVFEAGEWWCEVAVGNCVDRDTVAAEYFPGPVINFGPDTTVCGIGETIFLDATTPGANYLWQDGSTGPTYLITIDGLYYVTVTLGGCVDKDSLAVNYSTYPSVNIGNDFGLCPEQTVDLYAGPNSFIYLWSDGSTSNTFTITEIGTYWVDVNSNGCTTRDSIIAITDPCLCEIIVPNAFTPNNDGINDEFKQLDCQSLNNFNMRIYNRWGEMMFETSDYNQGWDGKFKNNESEMGSYVYVIDYAIPEGESGRKSGSFTLVR from the coding sequence ATGAAAAAACTAATACTCTTCGTTGCTCTCGGTTTTACATTTACCGGCTATAGTCAATTTATTTTAAATGGTGATGCTGTTGATTTAGGAGATGGCTGTATTCAATTAACTGAAGAAGTAACAAATCAGGCAGGTTCTGTTTGGTATGATACTCTTATCAGTCTTGAAAATGATTTTAATGTTGACTTCTTTATTAATCTCGGCGATTTGGATGCAGGTGGTGCTGATGGAATTGCGTTTGTGTTACAACCTGTAAGTACCGGCCTTGGTTCTACTGGTGGTGGACTTGGATATGATGGCATAGAACCTTCCGTGGATGTTGAATTTGATACATGGCAAAATGCAGAAAATAATGATCCTGTGTATGACCATGTGAGTATTATGCGAGATGGTGTACTTGATCATCTTGCTGAAACTGCACTCACTCCTGCTACACAAATTATTTCAGGAGAAAATAATGCAGAAGATGGCGATTTTCATAAAGTAAATATCGTTTGGTTGGCAGATTTGCAAACCATTTCAGTATTTGTTGATTGCGATTTACGAGTGTTTTACACAGGTGATATTGTGGCGGATATTTTTGATGGTGATCCATTGGTGTATATGGGGTTCACTGCTGCAACAGGTGGTTCTTATAATTATCAAACAGTATGTTTTAATTATCTCACAGGCTTAGATGAATTATCGGATGCCAGCGTTTGCCCCGGTGATTCTGTACAACTTACAGTACCCGCAGGATTCACTTCTTACTTATGGTCACCCGATGTGGGTATCAGCGATAACACAATTAATAATCCCTATTTTTCTCCAACAGAAACAACAACTTATACCGTAACTATTTCTGATGAATGTGGATTTACTATTTCTGATACTGTAATAGTAACTGTTGCTTCACCTGACTTTTTAGATCTCGGCCCCGATAAGTCATTATGCGAAGGACAGAGTTTTACCTTCAATGCATTTACAGCCGGAGCCGATAGTTATTTGTGGAGCACAGGTTCTATTTTACCTACGTTGACTGTTTTTGAAGCGGGTGAATGGTGGTGTGAAGTGGCTGTCGGGAATTGTGTTGATCGTGATACTGTTGCTGCTGAATATTTTCCAGGCCCTGTAATTAATTTCGGACCCGACACAACGGTATGTGGAATTGGCGAAACAATTTTTTTAGATGCAACAACTCCGGGAGCAAATTATTTATGGCAAGATGGAAGTACAGGCCCCACATATTTAATTACAATTGATGGATTGTATTATGTAACTGTTACACTTGGTGGTTGCGTGGATAAAGATTCTCTTGCTGTAAATTATAGTACTTATCCATCAGTGAATATTGGAAATGATTTTGGCTTATGTCCCGAACAAACTGTTGACTTATATGCAGGTCCAAATTCATTTATTTATTTATGGAGTGATGGTTCCACTTCTAATACATTTACGATTACAGAAATTGGTACATATTGGGTAGATGTAAATTCAAATGGATGTACAACTCGTGATAGTATAATAGCAATTACAGACCCTTGCTTATGTGAAATAATTGTTCCCAATGCATTTACTCCAAACAACGATGGAATAAATGATGAGTTTAAACAATTGGATTGCCAATCATTAAATAATTTCAACATGCGCATTTATAATCGCTGGGGCGAAATGATGTTTGAAACTTCGGATTACAATCAGGGTTGGGATGGTAAATTCAAAAACAATGAAAGTGAAATGGGTTCCTATGTTTACGTAATTGATTACGCAATTCCAGAAGGAGAAAGCGGACGAAAATCAGGGAGTTTTACGTTGGTGAGGTGA
- the dnaE gene encoding DNA polymerase III subunit alpha, with product MNYSHLHVHTQYSLLDGASAIPKLFDKAIADNMPAIAITDHGNMFGVFQFVAEAQKRKNDDGSLKVKPIVGCEFYVVENRHRRSFTREEKDVRYHQVLLAKNETGYRNLMKLCSLGFIEGNYGKYPRIDKELIEKYHEGLIATTCCLAAEVPRGILRKKESEAEEIFKWWLNIFGEDYYIELQRHNIADQVKVNAVLLEWAKKYKVKTIATNDAHYVEQEDANAHDILLCINTGEKQATPKAKDFSDDDSVGRGTRFAFANDQFYFKTKKEMELLFADVPESLDNTNEIVDKIEILDLHKEILLPHFQIPKGYDNQDAYLTHITYDGAKKRYKEITPEVEERLQYELFTIKTMGFAGYFLIVADFINHGKDIGVFVGPGRGSAAGSAVAYCIGITNIDPIKYDLLFERFLNPDRKSLPDIDTDFDDEGRQRVIDYVVDKYGKMQVAQLITYGTMAAKSSIKDVARVLDLPLSEANILAKCVPDRPGTNLNRIILAPLTGENSLAAKENLSSDDLAQVKILRKIYEGNDLQATVLKEALKLEGSVRNTGIHAAGIIIAPKDLTDLIPIATAKDSNLYVTQYEGEYIESAGVIKMDFLGLKTLSILKTALKLIKENHAVEIDLDNLPLDDAATFELYQRAETNGTFQFESTGMQKYLKELKPDKFNDLIAMNALYRPGPMEYIPSYILRKHGKEKITYDLPDMQEFLEPTYGITVYQEQVMQLSQKLAGFTKVQADKLRSAMGKKKRKELDEMKSIFMDGCKLKNYPIKVCEKIWSDWESFAQYAFNKSHSTCYAMVAYQTAYLKANYPAEYMSAVLTHNMSAIDKVSFFMDECRRMDIPVLGPDVNESYLHFSVNKRGQIRFGLAAIKGVGGAAVNALIDERKTNGNFDSLFDLVRRVNLRTVNKKTLESLVLAGAMDMFGINRSAYLENVSGESNNMIESAIKYGNSFQNGGQSDQPTLFGEMASIEVAEPNIPEIPEWNLIDKLKKELEVCGIYLSGHPLDDQRIEIEALRTCAIKEIPKFIDQNVSIIGLVSSSTTRMSKKGEKFIIFHIEDFSETIECALFREQYARFKHFVEEPGYIICVKATVKPSFRDQEKIDLRVNDILLLSQVREKQKMKAMLSVPLEKVNKDFIHNVDLLIKEYPGKDSMVLNVSDGQCELHFRSTNSSVQINKYSVKAMEKLGDLSVSLI from the coding sequence ATGAATTACTCGCATTTACACGTACATACCCAATACTCACTTTTAGATGGTGCATCTGCTATTCCAAAGTTGTTTGATAAAGCAATAGCGGATAATATGCCGGCAATCGCTATTACCGATCATGGAAATATGTTTGGCGTATTTCAATTTGTTGCCGAAGCACAAAAGCGCAAAAATGATGATGGCTCTTTAAAAGTAAAACCGATAGTAGGTTGCGAATTTTATGTGGTGGAAAATCGACATCGCCGCAGCTTTACCCGTGAAGAAAAAGATGTGCGTTATCATCAGGTATTATTAGCAAAAAATGAAACCGGTTATCGCAACTTAATGAAATTATGTTCGCTTGGTTTTATTGAAGGCAACTATGGAAAATATCCTCGCATTGATAAAGAATTAATCGAAAAATATCATGAAGGATTAATTGCCACCACTTGTTGTCTGGCAGCAGAAGTGCCGAGAGGTATTTTGCGCAAAAAAGAAAGTGAAGCAGAAGAAATTTTTAAATGGTGGCTGAATATTTTTGGTGAAGATTATTATATCGAATTACAACGACATAATATCGCTGATCAAGTAAAAGTAAATGCCGTGTTATTGGAATGGGCAAAAAAATATAAAGTAAAAACAATTGCCACCAATGATGCACATTATGTGGAACAAGAGGATGCCAATGCACATGATATTTTATTGTGTATTAATACAGGTGAAAAACAAGCAACACCAAAAGCAAAAGATTTTAGTGATGATGATTCTGTTGGCAGAGGAACTCGTTTTGCTTTTGCCAACGATCAATTTTATTTCAAAACAAAAAAAGAAATGGAATTGCTGTTTGCAGATGTACCGGAATCTCTTGACAACACAAATGAGATAGTAGATAAAATTGAAATATTAGATCTGCATAAAGAAATTTTATTACCGCATTTTCAAATTCCAAAAGGTTATGATAATCAGGATGCATATCTTACGCATATCACTTATGATGGTGCAAAGAAACGCTATAAAGAAATTACACCCGAAGTAGAAGAGCGATTGCAATATGAATTGTTTACTATTAAAACAATGGGCTTTGCCGGTTACTTTTTAATTGTAGCCGACTTTATAAATCACGGAAAAGATATTGGTGTATTCGTTGGACCGGGCCGTGGATCTGCCGCCGGTTCTGCCGTTGCATATTGTATCGGCATCACGAATATTGATCCGATAAAATATGATTTATTATTCGAAAGATTTTTAAATCCCGATCGTAAAAGTTTACCGGATATTGATACAGATTTTGATGATGAAGGTCGTCAGCGTGTGATAGATTATGTGGTAGATAAGTACGGGAAAATGCAAGTGGCACAATTAATTACTTACGGTACGATGGCTGCAAAAAGCAGTATTAAAGATGTGGCTCGTGTGCTTGATTTACCCTTGTCCGAAGCAAATATTTTAGCGAAGTGTGTACCTGATCGTCCGGGCACAAATCTCAACAGAATAATATTAGCTCCACTCACCGGAGAAAATAGTTTAGCAGCAAAAGAAAATTTATCATCTGATGATTTAGCGCAAGTAAAAATATTGCGGAAAATTTATGAAGGGAATGATTTGCAAGCAACCGTTTTAAAAGAAGCATTGAAATTAGAAGGCTCTGTGCGAAACACCGGAATTCATGCTGCGGGAATTATTATTGCACCAAAAGATCTTACAGATTTAATTCCTATTGCAACTGCAAAAGATTCGAATTTATATGTAACACAATACGAAGGTGAATATATAGAAAGTGCTGGTGTAATTAAAATGGATTTCTTAGGATTAAAAACACTATCCATTTTAAAAACTGCATTAAAACTGATTAAAGAAAATCATGCTGTTGAAATTGATTTGGATAATTTGCCATTGGATGACGCAGCAACATTTGAATTATATCAACGAGCTGAAACAAACGGCACTTTTCAGTTTGAATCCACAGGTATGCAGAAATATCTAAAAGAATTAAAGCCGGATAAATTCAATGATTTAATTGCAATGAATGCATTGTATCGTCCCGGTCCGATGGAGTATATTCCCAGTTATATTTTGCGCAAACACGGCAAAGAAAAAATCACTTACGATCTCCCGGATATGCAGGAATTTTTAGAGCCTACCTATGGCATAACTGTGTATCAGGAACAGGTGATGCAACTCTCGCAAAAGTTAGCCGGCTTTACAAAAGTGCAGGCAGATAAATTGCGAAGTGCGATGGGAAAAAAGAAACGTAAAGAATTAGATGAGATGAAGAGCATCTTTATGGATGGTTGTAAACTAAAAAATTATCCTATAAAAGTGTGCGAAAAAATATGGTCTGATTGGGAGTCATTTGCGCAATATGCATTCAATAAATCACATTCCACTTGTTATGCGATGGTGGCGTATCAAACTGCATATTTAAAAGCCAATTATCCGGCAGAATATATGAGTGCAGTACTCACACATAATATGTCGGCAATAGATAAAGTGAGTTTCTTTATGGATGAATGTCGGCGAATGGATATTCCTGTTTTAGGTCCGGATGTGAATGAAAGTTATTTACATTTTTCAGTAAATAAAAGAGGGCAAATTCGTTTTGGATTGGCAGCAATAAAAGGTGTGGGTGGTGCTGCGGTAAATGCATTAATTGATGAACGCAAAACCAATGGAAATTTTGATAGTTTGTTTGATTTAGTACGTCGTGTAAATCTGCGTACAGTAAATAAAAAAACATTAGAATCATTAGTGCTTGCAGGTGCAATGGATATGTTTGGAATTAATCGTTCTGCGTATTTGGAAAATGTTTCCGGCGAATCTAATAACATGATTGAGTCTGCAATTAAATATGGAAACAGTTTTCAAAATGGAGGTCAAAGTGATCAACCTACTTTATTTGGAGAAATGGCTTCTATTGAAGTTGCTGAACCAAACATTCCTGAAATTCCTGAATGGAATCTGATTGATAAATTGAAAAAAGAATTGGAAGTATGCGGGATATATTTGAGTGGACATCCATTGGATGATCAGCGTATTGAAATAGAAGCGTTGCGTACATGTGCTATCAAAGAAATTCCAAAATTCATTGATCAGAATGTTTCTATAATTGGCTTGGTGAGTAGCTCTACAACTCGCATGAGTAAAAAGGGTGAGAAATTTATAATCTTCCATATTGAAGATTTTTCTGAAACTATTGAGTGTGCTTTATTTCGTGAGCAGTACGCAAGGTTTAAGCATTTTGTGGAAGAGCCGGGATATATCATTTGTGTGAAGGCAACTGTAAAACCAAGTTTCCGTGATCAGGAAAAAATTGATTTGCGAGTGAATGATATTTTACTATTGAGTCAGGTGCGGGAAAAACAAAAAATGAAAGCAATGTTATCTGTACCACTTGAAAAAGTAAATAAAGATTTTATTCATAACGTTGATCTGTTAATTAAAGAATATCCCGGAAAAGACAGTATGGTTTTAAATGTTAGTGATGGACAATGTGAGTTGCATTTCCGGTCAACCAATAGTTCTGTGCAAATCAATAAATATTCAGTGAAGGCAATGGAGAAATTAGGAGATTTAAGTGTGTCGCTTATCTGA
- a CDS encoding tRNA-binding protein: MEQINYSDFEKIEIRTGTILHAEIFEKAKRPAYKLTIDFGELGIKKSSAQIADYYSIDTLPGKQIIAIVNFPVKQIANFFSECLVLGAIESDGKVVLLQTSMQVKNGLRIA; the protein is encoded by the coding sequence ATGGAGCAAATAAATTATAGTGATTTTGAAAAAATAGAAATTCGAACAGGTACAATTCTACATGCAGAAATTTTTGAAAAAGCAAAAAGGCCTGCGTATAAACTCACCATAGATTTTGGTGAGTTAGGAATAAAAAAATCGAGTGCACAAATAGCAGATTATTATTCCATTGATACATTACCCGGAAAACAAATTATTGCTATCGTAAATTTTCCGGTTAAACAAATTGCCAATTTTTTTTCTGAATGTTTGGTGTTGGGTGCAATTGAATCTGATGGGAAAGTGGTGTTGTTGCAAACCAGTATGCAAGTGAAAAACGGATTGCGGATTGCATAA
- a CDS encoding DUF58 domain-containing protein, with the protein MISPLITMQDIRRVENLEFLARQVVEGFILGLHKSPFHGFSVEFAEHRIYNPGESVRYVDWKVYGRTDRMYTKKFEEETNLRCQIVIDASSSMYYPEPEAKQKGTGFNKILFSAVCASALIHLLKMQRDAAGLSIFADEMLLHTKAASNNVHHKLLQSQLENFIGKQSRNVTTQAAKSLHQLAESLHRRSLVIIFSDMFDSTEDPDDLFSALQHLKYKKHEVILFHVVDKSKEIDFTFDNRPYVFVDMETGEKVKVRSNEVKTHYTEQMQQYLKQLQLRCHQYKIDFIEADINKDFKQILMPYLVKRMKMK; encoded by the coding sequence ATGATATCACCATTAATTACAATGCAGGACATCCGCCGGGTAGAAAATCTGGAATTTTTAGCTCGTCAGGTTGTGGAAGGATTTATTCTCGGTTTGCATAAAAGTCCATTTCATGGTTTCTCAGTAGAGTTTGCCGAACATCGTATTTATAATCCGGGTGAGTCTGTGCGATATGTGGATTGGAAAGTATATGGACGCACAGATCGCATGTACACAAAGAAGTTTGAAGAAGAAACAAACCTACGTTGTCAGATAGTAATTGATGCATCTTCCAGCATGTATTATCCCGAGCCGGAAGCCAAACAAAAAGGTACAGGATTTAATAAAATTTTATTCTCTGCCGTTTGTGCAAGTGCATTAATTCATTTATTAAAAATGCAAAGAGATGCAGCGGGCTTATCCATATTTGCGGATGAAATGTTATTGCATACAAAAGCAGCATCCAATAATGTGCATCATAAATTATTGCAATCGCAACTTGAAAATTTTATTGGGAAACAAAGCAGAAATGTCACTACGCAGGCAGCAAAAAGTTTACATCAACTTGCAGAGAGTTTACATCGGCGGAGTCTGGTAATTATATTCAGTGATATGTTTGATAGCACAGAAGATCCTGATGATTTATTTTCAGCATTACAACATTTAAAATATAAAAAACATGAAGTGATTTTATTTCATGTAGTTGACAAATCAAAAGAAATAGATTTCACTTTCGACAATCGCCCTTATGTGTTTGTAGATATGGAAACGGGAGAAAAAGTGAAGGTGCGCAGCAATGAAGTGAAAACACATTATACAGAACAGATGCAGCAATATTTAAAACAATTGCAATTGCGTTGTCATCAATATAAAATTGATTTTATAGAAGCCGATATCAATAAAGATTTCAAGCAAATTTTAATGCCGTATTTGGTGAAGCGGATGAAGATGAAATAG
- a CDS encoding diacylglycerol kinase family lipid kinase: protein MKRKIMFIINPVAGIKHKKRIPNLVEKFLDHSQFDHEIIYTEYRGHATELAQKAVAEKYDIVAIAGGDGSVNEAGVGLLGSDVALVVLPYGSGNGLAHHLGYPKSISKVIQLINNNHRNHIDAGRVNELYFFSLVGIGFDAFVAKVFDREKTRGFLTYAWAAIKSLFVFKPFEYKITYDGNIISGKAYIINCCNTSQYGYNIRIAPEAKTDDGILDVVIIRDLKKWRAVILVFQVMFQMTGKEKCMQRFQCRTMKVETDGYTYLQIDGETVNKAKEFEFTVLPAALQMVIE from the coding sequence GTGAAAAGAAAAATAATGTTTATAATAAATCCTGTTGCCGGGATAAAGCATAAAAAGCGCATACCAAATCTTGTGGAGAAATTTCTTGATCATTCCCAATTCGATCATGAAATTATTTATACCGAATATCGTGGGCATGCAACTGAACTTGCACAAAAAGCAGTGGCAGAAAAATATGATATCGTTGCTATTGCCGGAGGTGATGGTTCGGTAAATGAAGCCGGTGTAGGCCTATTAGGTTCTGATGTTGCATTGGTGGTTTTACCTTATGGATCAGGTAATGGACTTGCTCATCATTTAGGATATCCTAAATCTATTTCAAAAGTTATTCAATTAATAAATAACAATCATCGCAATCACATTGATGCAGGTAGGGTAAATGAATTATATTTTTTCAGTTTGGTGGGAATTGGTTTTGATGCATTCGTTGCAAAAGTTTTCGACAGAGAAAAAACAAGAGGGTTTTTAACCTATGCATGGGCAGCTATAAAAAGTCTGTTTGTTTTCAAACCATTTGAATATAAAATAACCTACGATGGTAATATAATTTCCGGTAAAGCCTATATCATCAATTGTTGCAATACAAGTCAATATGGTTATAATATTCGCATTGCACCTGAAGCAAAAACAGATGATGGAATTTTGGATGTTGTAATTATTCGTGATTTAAAAAAATGGAGAGCTGTAATATTAGTTTTTCAGGTTATGTTTCAAATGACCGGTAAAGAAAAATGTATGCAGCGATTTCAATGTCGCACTATGAAAGTAGAAACTGATGGTTATACTTATTTGCAGATTGATGGTGAAACTGTAAACAAGGCAAAAGAATTTGAATTCACAGTTTTGCCTGCCGCATTGCAAATGGTAATTGAATAA
- a CDS encoding translation initiation factor, whose protein sequence is MAKKKNDTNGFVFSTDPNFKFPAGDEDEQEFISPQQQMLKIRFEKKHRGGKEVTIIDEFIGSDEEMLALGKELKTKCGTGGSVKDGLILIQGDHRKKIGEILSKLNYKFKFAGG, encoded by the coding sequence ATGGCAAAAAAGAAAAATGATACCAATGGCTTTGTGTTTTCTACCGATCCGAATTTTAAATTTCCTGCTGGTGATGAAGATGAACAAGAATTTATTTCTCCTCAGCAACAAATGCTGAAAATTCGCTTTGAGAAAAAACATCGTGGTGGAAAAGAAGTAACTATCATAGATGAATTTATTGGGAGCGACGAGGAAATGCTTGCATTGGGAAAAGAATTAAAAACAAAATGCGGAACAGGCGGAAGTGTGAAAGATGGATTGATTTTAATTCAAGGTGATCATCGTAAAAAAATTGGTGAAATACTTTCCAAGCTCAACTACAAATTTAAATTCGCTGGCGGGTAA
- the trxA gene encoding thioredoxin yields the protein MALEFTDANFKEVVLDSDKLSIVDFWAEWCGPCRVVGPIVEELAKDYDGKINVGKLNVDHNANVSQQYGIRNIPTILFIKNGEVVDKQVGAVPKSVLEAKIKQHI from the coding sequence ATGGCTTTAGAATTTACCGATGCAAACTTCAAAGAAGTAGTGCTCGACAGCGACAAATTATCAATTGTTGACTTTTGGGCAGAATGGTGTGGCCCATGCCGTGTAGTAGGTCCAATCGTTGAAGAACTTGCAAAAGATTATGACGGAAAAATTAATGTCGGTAAACTGAATGTTGACCACAATGCAAATGTGAGTCAGCAATATGGTATCCGCAACATCCCTACTATTTTATTTATTAAAAATGGTGAAGTAGTGGACAAACAAGTGGGTGCTGTTCCTAAAAGTGTTTTGGAAGCGAAGATTAAACAACATATCTGA